GAAACCACTGTTTCCGGAACTGCGATGACAATGGCCTATCATGAAGCCCGCCATATCATTAAAAAACATGTGAACAGCAACGAAGACGATGTATTGATCGTGGATGGTTCCGGAATGACAGGCGTAGTCAATAAATTCCAGCGTATTTTAGGATTGAAAGTACCTGAAAACCTGCAAAAGTATACGCAGATTCCGGAAGAGAAAAAACCGGTTGTTTTTATTTCGCACATGGAACACCATTCTAACCAGACTTCATGGCTGGAAACAATTGCTAAAGTTGAGGTAATTCCGGCTTGCGAACAGGGATTGATCTGTTTGGAAAGCTTCCGTGAATTATTGGAAAAATATAAAGACCGCACTTTAAAAATCGCTTCGGTAACGGCTTGTTCTAATGTAACCGGAATCCGTACGGCATATCACGATATCGCTAAAATAGTACATGAATACAACGGGGTTTGTTTTGTGGATTTTGCCTGTTCGGCACCTTATGTTAAAATAGACATGCACCCGGCAGATAATCCGGAAGGCTATCTGGATGCTATTTTTATGTCTCCGCATAAATTTTTAGGCGGACCCGGAACTTCAGGTGTACTGGTTTTCAATAAAAAATTATACAACAACATGATCCCGGATTGTCCGGGCGGAGGAACCGTAAGCTGGACCAACCCGTGGGGCGAACACAAATACCTGGATAATATTGAAGAAAGAGAAGACGGTGGTACACCGGGCTTTTTACAGGTTATCAAAACCGCATTGGCCGTTCAGTTAAAAGAACAGATGGGTATTGATAATATCCTGAAAAGAGAACATGAAATTACCGATTATGTTTTCGGACAATTAAAACAGGCGTCCAACATTAACATACTGGCAGGCCAGCATGAGGATCGTTTGGGGGTTATTTCTTTTTATATCAATGACCTGCATTTTAACCTGGGTGTAAAGATCCTGAACGACAGATTTGGAATTCAAACCCGCGGCGGCTGTAGTTGTGCCGGTACCTACGGGCATTACCTGCTGCATGTGGATCAGGAAACCTCCCATTATCTTACCGGAAAAATTACTTCGGGTGATTTAATCGAAAAACCGGGATGGATCAGAATGTCAATACATCCAACCACTACCAGCGAAGAAGTGGCGTATGTGTGTGACAGTATTAAAGCCCTGGCTGCCAATCACACTGCATGGGCGAATGATTATGAATACAACAAAAATTCAAACGAGTTTGTACACAAAGCAGCGCTTAACCTGGAAAAAGAAATGGTAAAGAGTTGGTTTAAATTATAAAGCAAAAGCCCTGAAATTAATTCAGGGCTTTTTTTATTCTTGGCGATTTAAGCGATTGCTTGTCGCGGTGTTTCCATCGTTTATGGGTCCATAAATAATATTCCGGTGCTTCATGGATCTGCTCTTCAACCATTCGCAGGTACATGCTTGTAATTTGATAGTTGGGAACTTCTTTAGGGTTTTCTACCAAAGGCACAAAGGTAGCCTGATAATGTCCCCGTTTCACTTTTTGTACTTTTACAAACACTAAGGATAAATCCATTTTTTTGGCCAGCATTTCGGCTCCGGTAAATACGGGAACATTAATGCCCATAAAAGTGTCGAAATAGTTGGTTCGGTGCAGCTGTGGCGATTGGTCACTTGCAAAACCGTAAAAACCTTTGATATTGTTAATCTCATTTTTGCGGATAACATCTACCGTTTCTTTGGCTTCAATTAATGTCGCGTTAAAATGCGAACGGATGTCGCGGATTAACTTGTCAAAATATTTGTTCTGGATTTTTTTATAAACGGCAAAAGTCCGGAAATCGATGTACTTGTCAAGGATGATAAGCCATTCCCAACTGGCATAATGCGCACACATCATAATGATACTTTTGTTCTTTTTCTCCATTTCCCTTACCATTTCAATATTGGTAAAAACAAAACGCTTTTTCATCTCTGCTTCCGAAATGGTCATGGTTTTGATCATTTCCAGAAACATATCACACATGTGTTTGAAAAACTTCTTTTCAATCCGGATGCGTTCTTCTTTGGAAAGGTGTGGCAGCGTTAATGCGATATTGTCCCGAACCGTTTTTTTCCGGTAACCGACAAGGTGGTATACCACAACATAAGTACAATCAGACAGAAAGTAAAAAAGAGGAAACGGAAGAATGGAAATACACCATAAAAAAGGGTAGGCGATTATATAGAGTAAAAACTGCATTTCGATATTTTTTACAAATATAACTTTTAAAAATATTTTTACCATCCCAAATTAACATTACCTAAACAAACAATCTGTATTTTTACAGAAAGAAAACCAACCGGAATGAATTCTGTACTATTAATTATTATTGCAATAACGGTAATTGTAAGCTTTAAAGGTTTTAATGACCTTTCGTTTTTTAGAAAATATGAATTTCACGTGGGAAGCATCCGTGCAGGTGAGCAAATCAGAATGTTTTCGTCTGCTTTTCTGCATGCCGATATTGCCCATCTGGCCTTTAACATGCTGACGTTATTCTTTTTTGCACCGGTGGTTATTCAGGATCTGGGTACCGCTTCTTTTCTGATCATATATATAGGAAGTTTACTGTGCGGCAGTTTGCTGACGCTTTACTTTCACAAAGATGATTATTCCTATAGAGCTATAGGAGCTTCGGGTGCGGTAACCGGGATTTTATATGCCGCTATCCTGCTGCGTCCGGATATGACCCTGGGACTGTACTTCATCATTCCGGTTCCGGCATATCTTTTTGGCATTGGCTATTTGCTGTATTCCATTTACGGAATGAAAGCCAAAAATGACAACATCGGGCATGTGGCACATTTTGGCGGGGCAATTGGCGGATATATTATTACAATTGCCAAAGTTCCTTCGATGTTACAGGACAATACTTTAATGGTAATACTGCTGGCAATTCCCATCGTGATCTTGTTTTTTTTAGCAAAAACAGGAAAATTATAATTTTTGGCATTGGATTTGATTTGTAGTATATAACTTAAAAAGCACAAAAATGAAAAAAGCAATTTTAATCGTAGTAACACTGTTCATGGCAACAGTTTCAAATGCACAAGAAATGAAAACACAACCACAGATAGTTGTTTCCGGCGAAGGGAAAATAAAAGTAACTCCGGATTATGTAATCATTAATGTTGGCGTGGAAAACACAGGAGAAGTGGCAGCCGATGTAAAAAAGAAAAATGATATTGCTATTGATGCTGTTATCAAATACTTAAAAAAATCAAAACTGCCGGAAGCGGATTTCCAGACCAAACAGGTTCAGTTGAACAAAACATACGATTATGAAAAGAAAAAACACTATTTCGTAGCCAATCAGACTATCTCAATCACGTTAAAAGAGCTGTCAAAATACGATACGATGATGTTAGGCCTGGTAGATGCCGGTGTAAATGTTATTAACGGTGTGGATTTCAAATCGACTAAAGTTACCGAGTATGAATCACAGGCAAGAGTAAAAGCAGTACAGGATGCTAAAACAAAAGCACAGGATTATGCTGCTGCTTTAAACCAGAAAATGGGGAAAGCAATCCTGGTAGCCGATAATTCGTCTACATACTACCCGAGACCGTATATGTCAGCCATGAAAATGTCGGCCGATACCGAAATGACAAGAGAGACTTTAGCGATCGGAGAGATTGAAGTTACCGCTAATGTGACGATAAATTTCGCATTGGATTAATCCAATTCTTTATAAAAACTGATAAAACTGCCCGGTTAGGGCAGTTTTTTTTTACGTAAACATTTGAAAATAATTTCTTTACATTTTTTCAATCGTTTAAATTTTTCAATTTTCAAGAATTGTCTATTTTTGCACATGCAACACAACGTACTTATTTTAGATTTCGGGTCGCAATACACTCAGCTTATTGCGAGAAGAGTTCGCGAATTAAATATTTTCTGCGAAATTTTTCCTTTCAATCACTTTCCCAGTGATTTATCAAGTTATAAAGCGGTTATCCTTTCCGGTAGCCCATACTCCGTAAGAGCAGAAGATGCACCGCATCCGGACTTATCACAGATCAGAGGTAAAATGCCGTTACTGGCGGTTTGCTACGGAGCACAATACCTGGCACATTTTAGCGGAGGAGAAGTAGCCCCTTCCAATATCAGAGAATATGGAAGAGCGAACCTGTCTTATGTAAAAGATGACGAAGCCTTCTTCGATGAAGTGGCTTTAAATAGTCAGGTTTGGATGAGCCACAGTGATACCATCAAGCAATTGCCAACAAACGGTGTTCGTCTGGCAAGTACTAAAGATGTGGAAAATGCGGCTTACAGAATTGAAGGAGAAACCACTTATGCTATTCAGTTTCATCCGGAAGTTTACCATTCAACAGACGGTAAACAGATGCTGGAGAACTTTTTAGTAAAAATTGCAGAAGTACCTCAAAACTTTACCCCTAAAGCATTTGTTGAAGAAATCGTAGACGAATTAAAAGGTAAAATTAAAAATGATAAAGTTGTTTTAGGACTTTCCGGTGGAGTAGATTCTACGGTAGCGGCAGTATTGTTAAACAAAGCTATCGGTGAAAACCTGTACTGTATTTTCGTAAACAACGGACTATTGCGTAAAAATGAATTCCAGAACGTTTTGGAGCAATACAAAGGAATGGGCTTAAACGTAAAAGGAGTGGATGCTTCGGCACGTTTTTTGAATGAATTGGCAGGTATTGAGGATCCGGAAACGAAAAGAAAAACAATCGGACGTGTGTTCATTGAAGTTTTTGATGATGAAGCCCATCTTATTGAAGATGTAAAATGGCTGGCTCAGGGAACGATCTATCCGGACGTAATCGAATCGGTATCGGTAAAAGGACCATCGGCAACGATCAAATCGCACCACAATGTGGGTGGTTTACCGGATTTCATGAAATTACAGGTAGTAGAACCGTTACGAATGCTTTTTAAAGACGAAGTAAGAAGAGTAGGAGCTACTTTGGGAATCAGCCCGGACTTATTGGGAAGACACCCGTTCCCGGGACCTGGATTATCCATCCGTATCCTGGGGGATATTACACCGGAGAAAGTTAGTATCTTACAGGATGTAGATGCGATCTTTATTGAAGGACTGAAAACACACGGATTATACGACAAAGTCTGGCAGGCAGGAGCAATCCTGTTACCGGTAAACAGCGTTGGGGTTATGGGAGATGAACGTACCTATGAAAAAGTAGTTGCGTTGAGAGCTGTAGAATCTACAGACGGAATGACTGCAGACTGGGTACATTTACCGTATGACTTCCTGATGAAAATATCGAACGAAATTATCAATAAAGTGAAAGGGGTTAACCGGGTTGTTTATGACATCAGCTCCAAACCGCCGGCCACAATTGAGTGGGAATAAAAAGAAATTGTAAATTTGAGATAAGTCGTTATAAAATTCTAACTTTATAACGACTTATTCGCTTAAAAATAGTAGTATGAAATATATTGTAACTGTTGTAATTTCAGGACTTTTTATGTCCGGTGTTGTTTTTGGACAAACTAAAAATTACATAGAACATAAGGTAGAAAAAGGAGAAACAGTAGTACAGATTGCAAAAAAGTATAGTGTAACGCCTTACGATATTTATCGGATGAACCCGGATTCGCAAAACGGATTAAAGGAAAATTCGAAAATATTGGTTCCGACAGCTTCCGGTAAAATAATTACTGCAAAAACAGAAGATAAGAAAACCGCAACTAAAGAAGTCCTTAAAGAAAAAGTAAAGGAAACTTTAGGAACGGTAACCATTACACATACGGTAGAACCGAAAGAAGGCGTTTACGGTATTGCTAAAAAATACGGAACCACGGTTGAAGCCATCTACAAAAGCAATCCTGCTGTAGAAAAAGACGGATTGAAAATTGGTCAGGTGCTGACTTTTACCGCTCCGAAAGCAGACAAACAACAGCTTAAAGCTGAGAAAAAAGAATTGAAGCAGGAGCTTAAACAAGCGGCAGCTGCCGGATCGGGCACAGCTTCCGGTAAAGCGGTTTACCATATTGTTGAAGCAAAAGAGACCAAATTCGGTATTGCTAAAAAATACGGTTTAACGGTTCCGGAATTAGAAGACCTGAATCCCGGAATAAAAGAAAACCTGGAAATCGGATACAATTTACGACTGAACAAAAATGTTCCTTCGGTACAGAAAACCGTAGAAAAGGAAATTGAAAAGGTTGCCGAAGAAAATAAATACCTGAGCTACCAGGTAAAACCTAAAGAAACCATGTATCGTCTGACCAAATCGTCAGGATTGAGTGAAGAGCAATTGATCTCTTTAAACCCGGAATTAAAAGACGGTGTTAAAGCGGGAATGGTTTTAAAACTGCCGAATACTTCTAAATTTGACGATGTTAAAACGAACAAAGCTTCTGTTGATATTGTTAAAACACTTAAAAAAGACGGAGAAAAAGAATTGGTATTGTTCATGCCTTTTAACCTGGATAAAATTGCATCCGACTCGATCCGTTCTACACAGGAACGTTTAAAAACGGATAAATTCCTGAACATGACCCTTGATTTTTATGCGGGTGCTTTAGTGGCAATCGACTCGGCTAAAGCCTTAGGTCTGCCGTTAAAAGTTAAGATTTATGACTCTAAGGAAACGAAAAACGCATCGGCAGTAGCGGCAATTATCGATAAAAACAACTTTGCGAATACGGATGCCGTTATCGGTCCGTTTTTTCAGTCTAATGTGGAAACCGCTGCCAATTTGCTGAACCAGTATAATGTTCCGGTAATCTCGCCTTTATCGAATGAAAAAGGGAAACCGTATTCGAACCTGTTTCAGGCAATGCCGAATTCGAATGATGTGAAGCAGAAAATGTTTGACTATATGAAGTCTAAAAACGGCAACATCATTGCGGTGGTCGATCCTAAAAAAGGCTCTTCAAGACAATATTTAAAAGATAACTATCCGTCGGTAAAATTTGCGGAATTAAACGAAAAAGGAAATGTGACGCTGGAAAACATCAAAAGCCTGATGGAAGCCGATAAAACCAATTTTGTTATTCTGGAATCGGAAAGTAAAGTAATGGTGCTGAGTACGCTGAACATTCTGGTGAGTGCTTTATCGCAATTCCAGGTACAGCTGGTAACGCTGGAGAAAAACGAAACCCTGGATTTTGAAGAAATTCCGTTGAGCCGTTTAACCAAACTGAGATTATTGTACCCTTCGGTAGCCAAAGATAACGAAACTCCGGAAGCGGCTATTTTTGCCGGTACATTTAAAAAGAAAAACAACATCTTCCCGAACCGCTTTGCAACAAGAGGTTTTGATGTAACTTTTGATGTTATTGTGAGAATGTTTCAGGAAAACGGATTCCGGGAATCGGTTAACGAAAATGCATCGGAGCAGGTGGAGAACAAATTTGACTACGCAAATATAAACGGAGGCTATTACAATACCGGTGTTTATATTATGAACTATAGTGATGATTTAACTGTAAAAGAAGCAAAATAATGACCTCAAAAGTAACGTATTTAGGAGATTTAAGAACGTCGTCGATTCATTTGCAGTCGGGAAGTGAAATTATATCGGATGCGCCTGTGGACAACAACGGAAAGGGAGAAGCTTTTTCACCCACAGATACCGTGGCGAATGCACTGGCAAGCTGTATGTTTACCGTTATGGGAATAAAAGCAGCTACGATGGATGTTGACTTTTCCGGAGCAACGGCAGACGTAACCAAAGTTATGCAGGCAGAACCGCGAAAAATAGCTGAGATTCATGTGACTTTTAACATGAATATCGAAGCAGACGATAAAACAAAAACAATATTGGAACGAACGGCTTTGACCTGTCCGGTTTATCTGAGCCTGAACCCGGATATTAAAAAAGAAATAATATTTAACTGGAAATAGATAATGGTAAAAGCAGAAAAAGACTATAATTTTTTCGATTGGTGGAAAAAAGCGTTTATTGAAAATTACATCAACTTTTCAGGGCGTGCCCGTCGTTCGGAATATTGGTATTATGTATTGGGTAATTTTATTATTATTGTTCCGCTGTATATCGTATTTATTATTGCTATTGTAACAGGATCGGAAGCATTAATAGGAATTTCAGGTTTCCTGTTGGTGGCTTTTGCACTGGCAACGATCATTCCGTCGTTTGCCGTTGCCGTAAGAAGACTGCATGATACCAATAAAAGCGGCTGGACCTATCTGCTGGCATTGATACCGTTTATCGGTTCCATGATTATCCTGTATTATTTTGTACTGGATGGCGACCATGGAAGAAATGATTACGGCAATGATCCGAAGATGGCACAGAACAATGAAATTGACTTCATAGGAAGAGAATAATATTTTGGATAAAAATAAAGAAGCACTCATCAGGCTGGCTCATACCAAAATGCCCTTCGGAAAATTTGAAGGGCGTTTTCTTATCGATTTACCCGAACACTATATTGTCTGGTACCACAACAAAGGTTTTCCAAAAGGGCAGCTTGGCGAACAGCTGCAGTTGGTCTATGAACTCAAATTAAACGGACTGGAAGAATTAATCCGGAATATAAAAAAGAACTTCCCCAAACCGTAAACCTTTTATTAACGAATAATTGTCAATCTACAGTTATTAATTCTCAATTTATAATTGTACTTTTGCCAAGTTTTTTACACAACTACAACAAACAACAACACAATGAATCAGACGAAATATATTTTTGTTACAGGAGGTGTGACTTCTTCTTTAGGAAAAGGAATTATCGCAGCTTCTTTAGCTAAATTATTACAAGCAAGAGGTTACCGAACGACAATCCAGAAATTTGATCCGTATATTAATGTGGATCCGGGAACATTGAACCCGTATGAACATGGAGAGTGTTATGTAACAGATGACGGAGCCGAAACCGATTTGGACTTAGGACATTATGAGCGTTTTTTAAATGTTCCTACGTCACAGGCCAATAATGTTACGACAGGAAGAGTATATCTTTCTGTAATTGAAAAAGAGCGTCGTGGTGAATTTTTAGGGAAAACCGTTCAGGTAGTTCCGCACATTACGAATGAGATCAAGGAACGTATGCAGTTGCTTGGAAAGTCGGGTGATTTTGACATTGTGATTACAGAAATAGGCGGTACGGTTGGTGATATCGAATCGTTGCCGTATATCGAATCGGTACGTCAGCTATTGTGGGAGTTGGGTGATAATAACGGTATCGTTATTCATTTAACATTAGTGCCCTATTTGGCGGCAGCCGGTGAATTAAAAACAAAACCAACGCAGCATTCCGTAAAAACCTTAATGGAAAGCGGAATCAAAGCGGATATTCTGGTTTGCAGAACCGAGCATGAAATTTCAAGCGACCTGCGTCAGAAATTAGCGTTATTCTGTAACGTTAAAAAAGAAGCGGTTATTCAGTCTATCGATGCTTCAACCATTTATGATGTTCCAAACTTAATGTTGGAAGAAGGATTGGACAGAGTAGCCCTGAAAAAATTGGATTTACCGGAAAAAGCAACACCGGATTTATCACAATGGAATGAGTTCCTGCACAAACTGAAAAACCCGAAACACACCGTTAACATTGGTTTGGTAGGGAAATATGTAGAATTACAGGATTCGTATAAATCCATTTTAGAAGCATTCATTCACGCGGGAGCGGCAAATGAAACCAAAGTAAATGTAATCAGTATTCACTCGGAATACCTGGATGAGAAAACGGTTGCCGATAAACTGAAAGGTTTGGATGGTATTTTGGTTGCTCCGGGATTTGGAGGAAGAGGAATTGAAGGAAAAATAGAAACGGTTCGCTATGCCAGAGAAAACAAAATTCCATTCTTTGGAATCTGTCTGGGTATGCAGATGGCCGTTATTGAATATTCCAGAAATGTTCTGGGTTATGCCGATGCCAATTCGACAGAAATGAACGACAGCACGTCTTACCCGGTGATCAGCATCATGGAAGAACAAAAAAATATTACCGATAAAGGAGGAACCATGCGTTTGGGTGCCTGGAAATGTACTTTAAAAGAAAATACACTGGCACATTCTATTTATGGTAAAACCAATATTTTAGAGCGTCACCGTCACCGTTATGAATTTAACGGAGACTATTTGGAAGCTTTGGAAAATGCAGGATTAAAAGCATCAGGAGTAAACCCTGATACCGGTTTAGTGGAAGTAGTGGAATTAACGGATCACCCGTTTTTCATTGGGGTTCAATACCATCCGGAATATAAAAGTACGGTAGCTAATCCGCATCCGTTGTTTGTACATTTTGTAGAAGCAGCTGTGAAAAATAAAGTTTGTTGCTAAAAATTTTTGCAACTCACCATAAACAATAAACGATTAGAATGGAAGAAAAGAAATTAGACACAAAATCTATTTTAGGATTTGTTTTGATTGCAGGATTGATGATCTGGATGATGTACAACAACATCGACAAAGAGAAACAATCCATTGCAGAAGATGCTCAAAAAGCTAAAGTTGAAAAAGTAGAGAAAGCTAAAGAAGCGGCAGTTACCAAAGCAATTGCCGATACAACTCAGCCGGATTCACTTCGCGTAAAAGCATTGCAAAGTTCTTTGGGAGCTTTCGCATACAGTGCTTCATTGCCTTCTGCAAAAGAAAACGTTACCGAAATTAAAAATGAAGTTTTAACGTTAAAAATCGCTAACAAAGGTGGTTATATCGTAGAAGCTACCGTTAACGGTTTTGAGCAATTCAGCAAAAATTCAAAAAGAAATGTTGAATTAATCAAACAAAACAACGCCAATCTGAACCTTCAGATCAACACTCAGGACAATCGTATTTTAAATACTAAAGACCTTTATTTTGAGCCTACTGTAACAAAAGAAGGGGACAATCAGGTTTTAACGATGAGACTAAAAGCCGGTGCCAACCAGTTTTTAGAGTACCGTTATGTATTGAAACCAAAAGAATACATGATGGATTTCGCAATCCGTTCTCAGGGACTTAGCAATGTTATTAACACGGCTAAACCGCTGGATCTGGAGTGGCAGTTAAAATCATTCCGCAACGAAAAAAGTGTAAGCTATGAAAACAGATACACGGATTTGGTTTACGAATATGAAAGCGGAAAAGACAACTCGTTAAGCGCAACCAGTAAATTAGATGAGAAATCTGCAGAAAACGTTACGTATGTAGCCTTCAAACAACATTTCTTTACGTCTATTTTATTAACAGATACGCCGTTTAAAACAGCTCAGTTAAAATCGGAGAACCTGGTTCACGATGAAAAAATTGACACGGTTTTTACTAAAAACTTCGTCGCAAAATTACCGTTAGAATTCAAAAACGGAGAGTTGAACTATAACATGAACTGGTACTACGGACCGTCAGACTATAAAACATTAAATTCATACAACAAGAACCTGGATGAAGTAATGCCTTTGGGATGGGGAATTTTCGGTTGGATTAACCGTTATGTATTTATCCCTGTTTACGGATTCTTAAGCGGATTTGTTCCTCACGGTATCGCCATTATTATCTTCACGATCTTAGTGCGTCTGGTAATGTCACCGGTAACTTATAAATCATATTTGTCTCAGGCAAAAATGAAAGTGTTGCGTCCGGAAATTGCAGAATTGAATGAAAAATTCTCTAAAGACCCGATGAAGAAACAACAGGAAACAATGAAACTGTACAATAAAGCCGGTGTGAATCCTATGGCAGGATGTTTACCAGCCGTCATGCAGATTCCGGTTTTCTATGCCCTCTTCCAGTTCTTCCCGTCTTATTTTGATTTAAGACAGAAAAGCTTCCTTTGGGCAGACGATTTATCGTCATACGATTCAGTGTTACACTTACCGTTCTACATTCCGTTCTATGGTAACCACGTGAGTTTATTCCCGATATTGGCATCAGTAGCTATTTTCTTCTATATGAAAATGACAACCGGCGACCAGGCAATGAGCACACCTCCGCAGGAAGGTATGCCGGATATGGGTAAGATCATGAAAATCATGATTTATGTTTCACCAATTATGATGTTATTCTTCTTTAATAACTATGCTTCCGGATTGAGTTTGTATTACTTTATTTCGAATACGATCACTATCGGTATTATGCTGGTTATCAAGAACTACATTGTGAATGAAGAGAAAATTCACGCTCAGATTCAGGAGAATAAGACGAAACCTCAGAAGCAGAGTAAGTTTCAAAGAAAGATGCAGGAAATGATGGAGCAGGCGGAAGCACAGAAAAATGCCAAGCAAAACAAAAAATAATTGAAAAGCATCCGTCAGGGATGCTTTTTTTATACAATCCTTATTTACTTTAGCAGTTTAATCATCAGGGATTAAAATTATTTTCAGGATGATACGTTTAGTATAATTAAACCATTACAAAAATATGAGAACAACATTCTTAGCGATATTCACCTTATTGAGCACCATTGCTTTTTCACAGGAAACGAATAAGAACGACGATAAAGGTCAGCGTCACGGATTGTGGAAAGGAATTTACGACGATACCAAATACCCGCGATATGAAGGAACCTTCGATCACGGAAAGGAAGTGGGCGTGTTTAAATATTTTGACAATACCAAAGCCACGGTTGTTATTGCAACCCGTGATTTTTCGGCAAATGACGGTTCCAATTATACGGTGTTTTTTGACCAGAAAGGCAATAAAGTCAGTGAAGGAAAAATAGTGGGCAGAGAATATGAAGGAGAATGGAAATACTACCATAAAGGCGGAAAAGAAATCATGACGCTGGAATACTATTCCAATGGAAAACTAAACGGAACCCGAAAAGCATTTTACCCGAACAAAGCCGTAGCCGAAGAAATTCAGTATGTAAACGGCGTTAAGCAGGGAATGTATAAAAAATATTCCGATAAAGGAGTGGTAATTGAAGAAACAACCTATGTGAACAATCTGTTTGACGGACCTTCTGTTTACCGCAACTCCAAAAATGAAATAATTACCAAAGGACAATTTAAAAAAGGGCAGAAATCCGGAATCTGGAAGTTTTACGAAAACAACAAACTGGTTAAAGAAGTAAACGCTGCCAAAATAAACGATGTGACCTTTAAGATCAAGACCGATACGGACGGGAAAAAGAAACCGACCGAGTTAAAAAGCAAAACCAATTAATAATGTAATTTTGCAAAAAAAATAGAAGAATCATAAATATAAGGTATAGAAATAGATGAAACGTGTAGTTGTTGGTCTTTCCGGTGGAGTGGATTCGAGTGTGGCAGCCTATCTTTTACAGGAACAAGGCTATGAAGTGATAGGACTGTTTATGAAAAACTGGCATGACGATTCGGTTACGATTTCGAACGAATGTCCATGGCTGGAAGACAGTAATGATGCGCTTTTAGTGGCTGAAAAATTAGGGATCCCTTTTCAGACAGTAGATTTAAGCGAACAATATAAAGAACGTATCGTAGACTATATGTTTAACGA
This region of Flavobacterium inviolabile genomic DNA includes:
- a CDS encoding toxin-antitoxin system YwqK family antitoxin, which codes for MRTTFLAIFTLLSTIAFSQETNKNDDKGQRHGLWKGIYDDTKYPRYEGTFDHGKEVGVFKYFDNTKATVVIATRDFSANDGSNYTVFFDQKGNKVSEGKIVGREYEGEWKYYHKGGKEIMTLEYYSNGKLNGTRKAFYPNKAVAEEIQYVNGVKQGMYKKYSDKGVVIEETTYVNNLFDGPSVYRNSKNEIITKGQFKKGQKSGIWKFYENNKLVKEVNAAKINDVTFKIKTDTDGKKKPTELKSKTN